In Paenibacillus segetis, a single window of DNA contains:
- the asd gene encoding archaetidylserine decarboxylase (Phosphatidylserine decarboxylase is synthesized as a single chain precursor. Generation of the pyruvoyl active site from a Ser is coupled to cleavage of a Gly-Ser bond between the larger (beta) and smaller (alpha chains). It is an integral membrane protein.) — translation MTANWMKWMTELSSRKWISQLMGTFSHSRISRFIIPAFIKSYGIPLDEAEKTIGEYRTLNEFFTRRLKPGMRPIYSEVGSLISPVDALITAMGEIKSGTILNVKGQDYSLDELLNHSPRAEIYKNGFVFVLYLSPTDYHRIHAPVTGVKSESEHIKGKVYPVNDFGMRNMRTVLSRNERLITYISHEYGEVAVVKVGAMNVSSIKYTDKDRKQWNQGDDLAYFEFGSTVVLLTKNNTFQPLPGLEIGQKVKMGAGLGRFYSSATPPKEHKD, via the coding sequence TTGACAGCAAATTGGATGAAATGGATGACTGAACTTTCCTCCAGGAAATGGATCTCACAGCTCATGGGAACCTTCTCTCATTCCAGAATTAGCCGATTCATAATACCTGCCTTTATCAAATCCTACGGAATTCCGCTAGATGAGGCAGAGAAGACGATCGGAGAATACCGCACGCTGAACGAATTTTTCACTCGCAGATTAAAACCAGGTATGCGACCGATTTATTCAGAAGTAGGAAGCTTGATCAGTCCAGTCGATGCCCTTATTACGGCGATGGGAGAAATTAAATCTGGCACCATACTAAATGTAAAAGGTCAGGATTATTCCTTAGATGAACTGCTCAATCACTCTCCACGTGCGGAGATATATAAAAATGGTTTCGTATTTGTACTCTACCTTAGTCCAACCGATTATCATCGGATCCATGCCCCAGTTACGGGCGTTAAATCGGAGAGCGAACATATCAAGGGGAAAGTATATCCCGTTAATGACTTTGGGATGAGGAATATGAGAACTGTATTAAGCCGCAATGAACGATTGATCACTTATATCTCCCATGAATATGGAGAAGTAGCCGTGGTTAAGGTTGGTGCCATGAATGTTAGTAGCATTAAATACACGGATAAAGATCGCAAACAATGGAATCAAGGTGACGACCTAGCCTATTTTGAATTTGGCTCCACTGTCGTACTGCTTACCAAGAACAATACTTTTCAGCCATTACCAGGGTTAGAGATTGGACAAAAGGTTAAGATGGGTGCTGGGCTTGGCCGCTTCTATTCATCTGCAACACCTCCTAAAGAACACAAGGATTAA